The following nucleotide sequence is from Dehalogenimonas formicexedens.
GTCGAGGTCGAACAGGTGAACAATGCCCCGGCCGAGGCCGAACTCCTTGAAAAACAGGCTGCCGACGCCGAACTCGGTGCCTAAGCTGAATTAATTAGAGGTTTATGAAATTGCAGATATCAGCCGAACAAGTAAAAGAACTGCGCGAAAAATGCGGCGCGGGCGTTATGGAATGCCGGAATGCCCTGGTCGAATCGCAGGGTGACGTCAACAAAGCATTCGAGGCCCTTCAGGCCAAGGGCTTTTTAAAGGCTGCCAAAAAAGCCGAGAGGGTCACCGGACAGGGCCTGGTTGAAGCGTACGTGCATACCGGCGGGCGCGTTGGTTCCCTGATCGAACTCAATTGCGAAACCGACTTTGTCGCCAGGACTGACGAATTCAAAAAACTGGCTCATGACGTTGCGATGCAGGTGGCCGCTATGTGCCCGATCTACGTCAACGAGTCCGACCGTCCGGAGACCTGTGAAGTTGAAGCCAGCAGCGCTTGCTTGATGCTTCAACCTTTCATCAAGGATCCTTCGAGGACGATCAAAGATCTTATTACCGAGGGTATTGCGCGCACCGGTGAGAATATCCGCCTTAAAAGGTTTGTCAGGTTCGAACTGGGCGGTTAACCTAGGCTTGATCTCGCGGCGCGCGTGTCCTCTGGGACTACGGCGCCGCGATTGTTAATAAGCGCCTTTCGTCCTCCGGGACGTGTAATAAAAAACGGGAGCCGACTGACTTGACCGAACTGAAATACCGTCGGGTTCTCCTTAAACTTTCCGGCGAAGCGTTCGCCGGAACCGGCAACTCTATCATCGACATTCCCATCGTCAGGGGCATTGCCCGGCAGATAAAGGCCCTTTCTCAGATGGGCGTTCAGGTTGGTATCGTTGTCGGAGCGGGGAACATCTGGCGCGGCGCCACCGTTTCCAGGCACGGTATCGACAGGGTCACCGCTGACTACGCCGGTATGCTGGCCACCGTCATCAACGCGCTGGCTCTTCAGGACAGCCTGGAAAAAGAAGGCGTTACCACCCGCACCCAGTCTGCCATAACCGTTCAGCAGGTCGCTGAGCCCTTCATCTACCGGCGGGCCATCCGCCATATGGAAAAAGGCCGCGTGGTCATCTTTGCCGGAGGTACGGGCAACCCCTACATGACCACGGATACGGCCGCGGCGCTGCGGGCGATCGAAATAGAGGCCCAGGTGCTCCTGATGGCGAAAAACAGAGTTGACGGCGTGTATTCGGCCGATCCTCTGAAGCACAAAGACGCGGTGAAGTTCGATCGTTTAACCCACATCGAGGCTTTGTCCAAAAGGCTGATGGTGATGGATTCCACCGCGCTGTCCCTTTGCCTTGAAAACAAACTTCCCATCATTGTTTTCGACATGACCGCCCCGGGTAATCTGGAGCGGGCCGTCGCCGGGGAGGCTGTCGGCACGTTAATTTCGAGTGAAGGTGTAACGCCATGACTGTAGCCGAGATCATGCAGCAGATCGAAAGGAAAATGTCCACCTCGATAGATGTGCTCCACAGGGAATTGGGAGCCATCAGGACCGGCCGGGCTTCGGCGGCTATTATCGAGCATGTCAGGGTTGATTACGCCGGCACGCCGACACCGATCCATCACCTGGCGAATATTTCGGTCCCGGACGCCCGGCAGATTTTGATTCAGCCCTGGGACCGGACCATGGTGGGTCATGTTGAAAAAGCGCTGATGAAGTCGGACCTGGGTTTGACGCCTTCCAGTGACGGTCAAGTGATTCGCCTCATCATCCCTCCGTTATCCCAGGAGCGCCGGTTGGACCTGACCAAAATGGTGCATAAGCGCGTCGAGGAAGATAAAGTGGCCATCCGTAACTTGCGGCGCGATGCCCTGGAACAGATCAAGAAACTGGAAAAAGACAAAGAGTTGTCACAGGATGAGAGCAAAAGGTCCCAGGACCAGCTTCAGAAAGTTACCGACGCCTACACCGCCAGGGCTGAGAAACTGGGCAAGGACAAAGAGCAGGAACTGCTCAGCGGCTGATCTTCGTATCTGGTTGATGAACAGGGCGCCCCCAAAGGCGCCCTGTCTGTTATTCGCTCGATCTGAATTTGAATTCCAGGTGGCTGCCGTCGCAAAAAGGCATGTTGCTGGAATGGCCGCAGCGGCAGAGGGTAACCCTGTTACGCCGTTCGTAATCGAAGCCATCGGACGATTCGATGGGGATGCCGCCCCGCACCCAGATTGGACCTGAAAACCCGGCCGGAACGTCCTCGATAAGCCCGATCGAAGGCGTTAACTCGGGCTCGATAACGTTACCGTCCTTGTCTTTCAAAACGATTCTTCCGGACGGGCACTCTGACGCTTCTTCAATGGCGATCTTACGGCATTCCTGATCGTCCGATTTTTTCACCAGGTGC
It contains:
- a CDS encoding translation elongation factor Ts; translation: MQISAEQVKELREKCGAGVMECRNALVESQGDVNKAFEALQAKGFLKAAKKAERVTGQGLVEAYVHTGGRVGSLIELNCETDFVARTDEFKKLAHDVAMQVAAMCPIYVNESDRPETCEVEASSACLMLQPFIKDPSRTIKDLITEGIARTGENIRLKRFVRFELGG
- the pyrH gene encoding UMP kinase, translating into MTELKYRRVLLKLSGEAFAGTGNSIIDIPIVRGIARQIKALSQMGVQVGIVVGAGNIWRGATVSRHGIDRVTADYAGMLATVINALALQDSLEKEGVTTRTQSAITVQQVAEPFIYRRAIRHMEKGRVVIFAGGTGNPYMTTDTAAALRAIEIEAQVLLMAKNRVDGVYSADPLKHKDAVKFDRLTHIEALSKRLMVMDSTALSLCLENKLPIIVFDMTAPGNLERAVAGEAVGTLISSEGVTP
- the frr gene encoding ribosome recycling factor, whose protein sequence is MTVAEIMQQIERKMSTSIDVLHRELGAIRTGRASAAIIEHVRVDYAGTPTPIHHLANISVPDARQILIQPWDRTMVGHVEKALMKSDLGLTPSSDGQVIRLIIPPLSQERRLDLTKMVHKRVEEDKVAIRNLRRDALEQIKKLEKDKELSQDESKRSQDQLQKVTDAYTARAEKLGKDKEQELLSG